The DNA window ggtgttccgggcatgtcctaccgggaggagaccccggggaagacccaggactcgctggagagattatgtctccggtctggcctggtaACGCcttgggatcccccgggaggagctggaggaggtctgtgcggaccgggaagtttgggcttcccttcttcgaatgctgcctccgtgacccgaccccggataaagGCAGAAGAAGACATATCACCATGATCCTCTTTGAACtgtcaagcggcgtagatagaaatctATGAACCATTTACttcatttctacattttttGCGTCACCCTTTTGTGTGTGAGCAACgatgcagactggagcgtctgaTGTTGACTCTTCGCTCCACTGACTGAAACGGACTTCACAGCAGTGATGAacaataggtgaaacacatgccacacATTCAGTTTAGGGAATGACTGAAGTGTATGAACTGCAATGAGTTGTAAATCATTGAAACCTGTATAACCGCTTCATCAACGTCAACTGCTGAAAATACCATGCTCAAGTGTCAAGTTGACTATGTCCTAAACTACTTGAATATGTTTCCCTGCCACCGTGGACTGATAATAAATGACAAACAGCATGAAAAGGGAATAGAACAATAAACAGCAACTATGACAGAACACAATCTTTAGTTCCTGTGCTGTAGTTCCAGAGGCAgagctctctatttaccgatgCATCTTCACCTTGGCTCAAGAACGAGATCCCGGATACAAGAGGCTGACATGAGTTTTCTCAGACAGGTGACGTGCATCTTCCTTAGAGATAGGGGGATAAGTTCTGTCACTggggagagacttggagtagagtgTAGAGAGGAGTCAGTTGCGGTGGTTTGGGCGTCTTGGAGATgctccctggacgcctccctttggaggtgtttcaggcagggCCAGATAGGAGgagaggggtcgacccaggaccaggtggaggaattatatctcttcactggcttgGGAGCATCTGGGGATCCCcggtcggagctggtggatgttgtctAGGAGTTGgtccttttgaagctgctgcccctgtgactCGGCAACCAATAAGAACAATGAGGATGGGCGAATCAGAagcagaatcagatttattgccatgttcagtggggatccaccaactaggaaagtgctttggaataaagtgcagtcaaaataaaataaaataaaatgttcccTCAAGTATATATGTTTCCAAAAACCAGGTGCATACACAGACATATGCACGCACcttcacaaaaacaaaggaCCTCACACGAATCGTGGAGCTACAGTTGCCGCTTCTGACCGCAAGAAGCTGCGAAAAGACGAGAGCAGGTGCCAACAATGAATTAGCTCGGCTATTAGGCAAGAGATTTTGGGGTGTGTTGGCGAATAAGTGCCAACTCCCACACAACTGAAAGTTGGCAGCCCTGCACCACTGGGTTACACTACCGTTGACGGTTAACCAAAACCTTAAGCCGCCAAGGTCCTAATCTAGTTGAAATTTTTTGACCTTGACCCTGGACTAATGAATGACAAACtgtgaaaaggaaaagaaaaataaacagtgaatATCACAGAAAATGATCTGGAGTTACAGTTCTGACCACAAAATGCTGCTGAAAGTTACAAATCACAAGAGCAGCTGCCTCTCTGTTCACTAACCAGCCAATCACAACTGATTCACGTATGATAATTCTCTTTATCTTCATTAAAGTCAATTGAAGTTATGTATTCAGCCTTGATATCAGAGCTGAACATTAAGACATTACTCTACAGCGCAGCCACATAGCAAGGATTGAGGACAAAATctagcatttatttttttttaaattacagttgtgaaaacaaaacctctTTGACGGAAGCcataaaaaacactgaaacatctcgtcatcattttatttattgtgtgctTGGAGACATAGGCCTGGCCTTAATGCTACGTCATGAACACCGAGCATTTAGTTACGTCGCGTGGCCTGCCCTCATTTAGCATAGATCACAATCATCTTCAAAGTACTGTTGAAGAAAATCTTCCCGTCTTTCTCGGTGCTGCACTTATAGCGGATGACATCCAACATCGCTCTTTTGAGCTCGTCGCTGGAGGCCACTTGGAAATCAGATCTCTCGGTCAAGAAGTGGAGTACACGGTGTCTTTTCACGCAGGCCACGATTTCTCTGGAGCAACGGTACTCTGCGAGGTTGCCCACCGAGAGCTCCTTCTGGAAGGTGGTCCACAGCACGTCCCAGCCTCCCTTTTCTGGTTGGTAGACAAAGACTTCATGACCGAAGGAGACACCTCATTGCAGGTAAAGGTCTTGCTGAGACCTTTACCTGCACTGCAGATCTTgctttacaataaaataaaataaaataacaaaggctgttcacaaattcaacagtctgacggccgaggggaacaagctgttcctgtgacgggaggttctggtctgggtggaccgtagcctcctgccagagggaagaggaacaaacagtccatgtccagggtgagaagggtcggctctgatccgacctctACGTCTCTgcgtcctggagacatacaggtcctgaagaggtggcagactgcaaccgatcaccttctcagcagaaggtacgatgcgctgcagtctgctcttgtccctggaggtggcgctgttgtaccacacagtgatggaggaggtgagggggaactggatgatggctgtgtagaactcgtagctgcctcaggaagaacattctctgctgggccttcctgatgagggacctgatggttggctcccatttgaggtccccagtgatggtggttcctaagaagcagaaggagtctacaataggaatgggtaaaccagccaacatgagaggggacagagaaactgtgactctcctgaagtctataacCATCTCCGtcgtcttctgggcgttgagctccaggttgcaTGTCTGAAAGTCTGTATGTTTTACAGttcttttttaaagtttgtTCTTGTTTGCCTTGTTTTATTCACGACAGGCTGTGATTGCCTGGACAGTTCTGAAACGTACGTCCATAAACCTCTGGCAAAGGTTCAGACAGCATCTCAGTAGAAACCAAATCGAGAAGCAATTTAGACGAGCTGAACCGTCATGAAAAGGACATTTCTTGGCGGCTATCTCGCGATAGATAGCTTGAATAGCTCGCTATTATTTCACTCACCAAGGAAGATAGTGCTTAACAagggcaacatttttatttgtcaccaaaatgaaatgttaacGGCCTTGAGGGTGAGGACTGGAATCCAATCTGATCGAGGCAAATGTCCTTTTGTTCGCCTTTTAATGAGTTGACCATCATTAAAACTGGTCGAACTGCAACAGCCAGGGCTGCCAACATGTGGCAGTTTTGATCTGTGAGAGTTGTCATGAGGAGGAGGTTGGGTGTGGTGGTGGGACGGAGAGACAGTTGAGACATGGCAGAATTGGCATGAGAACCTTAAGTGCCTCACATATTTGGCACAAGATACTGGCACCATAACAAAACAGTTGTCAGTTTACCGAAACAGGAGATGGCTCAAATCCTCCTCCCAATCCATCTGTCGACGCTGAACTAGACTGGACACCAAACAGATGAACTGCATTATgctcttatttttcttttaaaatgcaATGAGTTGTAAACCATTAAAACCTGTAGAGCTGCTTCATTAACTTACTGAACTGCTGAAAATACCAGGCTCAAATATCAAGTCGACTACGTCCTCATCTACCTGAATGTTTCCCTCTGACCCTGGACTAATAACAAATGACAAACAGCgtgaaaaaggaaaagaacaaTAAAGAGTGACTACTACAGATGATCTGTAGTTATAGATCTGTAGTTGTAGAGCTCTCAATTTATGCTCAAGAATGtgatcccggatacaagcgaaGGCTGAAAGGAATTTTCTCTGAAAGGCGTCAGTTGCAGTGGTAGGGGCGTCTTGGAGATGCTCCCTGGACGCTTCCCTTTGGATTATTGACACGATCACCATTAAAGTCCATTTAAGTAAAGTATCAAGGCTTAATATCAATGGGCTGAACATCTAAACTGAATAATGTGACCCTTGAGCTTGTGTAATTTGGATGAAAaacactataaaaaaaaaaaaaacagggcaatAGAATTGTTTAGTTTAGATAAAGTTAAGTGGAGGAAGTATATAAATTATACTGTAGAAATGATCCATTATTTCATGCTTTAGAGGTTTCTGCAGCTACAAATTTGCTCATGCATCGaacaatatttcatatttgactcattatctatgtatttatttattttttgtcttcaagATTATATTATGTTCTTGACGTATCATCATGCTTACTGTCATCTGatgtgataaaaaaataaaaaataaaaacacctccTTAGCTTTCATTGCTTCAAGGTCTTAAAACTCAACTCAGAAAACTCAGCTCATTAAAATGACTTCTCTTTCTGAGACAGGACTGAATTCCAAACAGATGACAAGCATTATGCGTTATTTTCATCCACACGCACTGAGGTGCACATCATTAAAACCTGTTGAACTGCTTCAGGCACAACAGCTGAACCTGTCAGGAAATGTTTGGCTCGGCAAAACAGGGGATGGCTCAAATCTTCAGCTGACAATATCCAAAGCTCCTTGAGTTACTTAGAACTTCAAACATTCAAGGTAAGTGAAGGTTATcaacacgcaaacacacacttgcaccGCTGTTTTTGTGGGGACAACTCTCATGTTTTGCTCAGTGTCTCAcgcttaacctaaccatcctgaCCATGATCtagctattttgaagttttaatcctcaaactgaggcaaaGCACCGGCAGAAATGTtcccacaagtgtgtgtgtttccaggaaTTCGTCGTCTATAGAAGTATAGAAAAAACaggtacacacaaacacaggacctaacacacacacacacacagttcacacGCAGCTACACACAACCACAAATCCGAAAAATAGGGAGTAAGTGgtagaaatgaaaagaaataagaaaaatccatgcatttttttttttacattcaactaagaaataataataaatgacaaacagcgttaaagaaaagaataataaacagcgaataccgtattttccggactacagagcgcaccggaatattagccgcacccaccaaatctaagaaggaaaatggattttgttcatacataagccgcaccgctctataagccgcgggtgcaccgttgctgtctgcgccacagaaaatgcatgaggatcacttctagcgatcctctagtactagttttgaaaacggggtccagtgtcgagactgactcatgaaacaatcttgccaatgttctgaactccagtcatgaactcctcacatcttatttacatttaaagtgttcagaaagcgctgttttcaccctccagtagatcgtctctgtcagcagagctgcggacacgcgggcgaaaacagcgcaatttgagcgctttaaaggtaaataaaacgcccgtgatgtcatcggtttgatgtgacgaagctcaatatttttgccagcaaagagcatgctcattagactctaaaaactcgggatgctccgagagacagggcgagcactcagctgaagtagctgtcttcaacctctttcatgaaagttctcactctggacggttgcaaacgtttcagattcaccgcgaccgctgcatctgacacacacaagactgcagcggattcggtcccggttgattccgtcttaaaacgacacctgagaaaggctgctcatctggcgcggtgaaatgaatgattatttctcgggcaatatgcttcgcgttctgaacgtcatgctcagaccggcgagtgtcgcgagtgaccgctggttcctgtagtttcactttcatgagcaccagaaaactctctccgctccgtcaagtgctggtgttttaaatatcgtattgaattcgtggcgttgacgccctttaacgtgcatgtgctgcaggatgcaaacttgacatgacagactgaaaaaagcttccgcattagacacgccgttgccaagcgagtggcgagtcgggagggaggagcagacgcatcacaaaccgcgggcggtgcctcatcagaacggctgctgtcacatgtgatcggattttgtgaccagcaatgacaggcagtggtcggcattcacagatcacaacgagttcagcctttcataatcggtggccgattgattggaatatccctgtaaaaatcaatatattagccgcatcgttttataagccgcagggttcagaccgcgagaaaaaagtagcggcttatagtccggaaattacggtaatagAGAAAATGAGCTGCAGTTGCAACTTCTAACCACAAAAAACTGCTGAAAGCAGCAAAAAGAACTGAAAGCTGGTGACTAACAAGCCCAGCACAAGTTGATCCCTGCATGATTATGGCCATTATTTTCATTAGAGTCCATTTAGGATCTATATTAAGGCGCGATATCAAAGGACTGAACAGTGATATAACACATTAGCATCTGTAATTAGAATGAAAGTcgccacaaaacacaaaaagcaaagcaaagcaaagcaaagcaaagcaaagcaaagcaaaacaaaacaaaacaaaacaaaaaaaaagcaaagcaaaacaaaacaaaacaaaacaaaacaaaaaacaaaacattgtgcAAATGTACCACTGTTTAATGCTTTGGTGGTTTCTGCAGCTCCAAATTTCCAAATGTACcaaattatttttctaattCCGTTATACTGGATGATACATTGTGagattacattttaataaatagaCTTAAAATCCATTTAAATGGACATCACATACTGTTTATCcagttattaaattaaattaatattcGTGTTAATTCTCATGATTCCTTTCTTATTATTTGATATTGTTGCTGCATCATCATGCTTACTGTCAtggtacaaataaataaatacatttccatttgCTTGACGTTGCAAAACTCATCTCATGAAAATGATTTATCTGTCAGACTCACCACTGGATCGCAGTCAGATGAAcacactttgttttctttttaattctcATGTGGTGAGTGGTGAGTTATTAACAACTGAAACCTGCAAAACTGCTTCACCGACTTACACACCTGCTGAAAATAATAGTTGCTTCGCTAGATCAGTTGTTGGGTCAAATCCTAAAAGAAAACTATCCCTGTTTAATTGTGATATCAAAGAGCTCAACATGAATGGGGTCCTGTAGCTTTTATTCTTTTGTTCATGCTGCACCACACAGATCTCCATTTTTGAAGTAGAAATTTAGAAAAGAACTGAacattgaattgtttttctcatttaattATTATAATTGGTCTGCAGAAAACATCTCAAAGGGAAATGAAGGCATTCTGGcgtttataaaaaaatattattatcataaaattatataaaatattaaattataataaaatagttCCATTACCTGGATAATATTCAAATCATTTAACACTTCGTTCACATTCTCCTCTTGTACTAAAGGCAattgattatttatttcagaGAAAGCGTTTACAGCAATTCAATGACCAGTCAACAGACCAATAATcttaaaataacataaaaataaaatgtcacagAACATGACCTGCAGTTACAGTCTGCTCCGTCCTCAGTATAGTCACAACCAACACAAACCGACTCAAACTACCTTCTGCGTATTGCAATTTTATCCATTTTCTAGCATTTTAATGTCTGATACAAATGttaatgttgttttattgtccCTCATATTTAAGAAAACTGCTTGAATTCGCTCGGCTTTTCGCAAGAGATTGTGGAGTGTCAGCAAATCAGGTGAAGAAGCTTCACTTCGGAACTTTGTGTCCAcaatgtgaggctgaaaatgagaacaagcAAGACAAGCTATCTCAACGCTGCAAGTGACAGTTTTTAATGGTTAACCAGATTTTTCTGTCAAACATCAACTGAGATTCAAGCGCAAGGTTTTCTCCAGAAGCATGACAATGGCCGACAACCGCGCCTGCTGGAACTAAGTAAGAATGACCGCACATTCTAATCGCATTTACAGTCACAAAAATAATCATATGAAAACAATTATGTACAAAATTAAACTTCCACGGTTTTAAAATGAGCACAAGGCTTTCAAGTTTTTTACTGATGTTCCATTACATTGTAATTATCTTGTTCAACAAGCTATTGGTGAAGTGTTTTAAGCAGTGAGGGGCTCCAACACGATCACTCCCAGGTTGTTGTTAAAGAGAACCCTGCCGTCGGACTCGACGCTGCAGTCCGGCTGGCGGAGTAACTTCAGGACGCCTTCCTTTAACTCGGGCGACGCGGAGTTACTGAAGTCCAAAACCTCGGTGAGGAAGTCTAAAAGCAGCTCTCCCTTCTCATCGCCGGGGGTGAAGCACTCGGTGATGTCCATCTGAGAGATCAGCTCGTAGTTCTTGTAGCTCACGCCGCGTGAGTCGAGGATGCTCTTGACGTCTGCTGTGGTCACGCACTGACTCAGCTCCGAGTTGCAGAGTTCCGTCTTATAAGTCCGCCAGAGTTTCCCCCAGCCGCTCTCACCTGAAATTGAAGGAGAAGGTTGAGtgatcaagaaaataaaaaacaaggaCAAACAAGTCAATGTCAAACCGCGATGCGACAACATGGCGGTGGCAGATGCGACACGCTTGCGGcaacagaaaatgttttctgtGCTCAATAAAAGTCAGAGCAAAAGGCACTTACATTCTCAAAGTCGCCAACTTTTCGCAAAGGATTGCGACAGAAACAGGACACTACAGTAAGATATTTTTTCCTGCAATGTTTCTGTCGCCCACTGTTGGTGAcacctgaaaatgtttttttactgCAAAAAGGGCCTTAAAAAcctgtttatttttccaataATAAGTCAGAaaactgagattttttttttctacttgagCTCACCAGACACCAAAAGAATCAGAAGTTTGCCACTCTTGTCCAaaagactgtggaagaagtcGACGGTGGCTCCAACATCTTTGACATAATACAGCATCTGTGGGCGATAAAGTGGAGGTATTCACTGACACTGAAAATACACTTAAAACCATgttttgacaataaaaaaaaagactgtgacCTTAAAGCGACCCCAGAAACTGTACCTGTATCATGTGAATGAAGTCCACCTTCTTTGTCATCTTTTTCGCCTTCCAATCCTCCGCAAACTCAGAGGCGGTCATCTTGTTCCAGTCGAACGTCACGTGATCGAGGTCTTGTTTCTTGGCCACGGAACCTACATCAACATTTTGCATTGGACATTGGCAGAATTCAAAACAGATTTTTAGCAGCACAAACATTAGACTGTACCTCGGTAGCGGCGGAGCTGGTAGCCGCTCGGTTCCACCACATGGTTGTGAACCGTCACCCCAGGATGTTTGAGCCGAAGCTTGGACAGAATCTCCAAGTCAATATCACCTGAAGAACAGGACGGGAACCAATAAATCCCCACtattaattttaattttggtaataaaaaaaaaagagaatgttctgtcaaatattaacacaatgactgactgagctatatatatatatatatatatatatatatatatatatatatatatatatatatatatatatataaaacctaaTATTGCAGCGACATTATATACACGTTAGGCAAGTCCTGGGCACGACGTGACCCTTGACCTATAGCTGACCACTTCGGGGAACTGAAAAACGTACATAATAAAATAGCTAATGAACACTGTCAGCGATTTcctattaaattttttttttttaactattattAGTTAGTTTTAAGTAAGTAAGTTTagttttaaattaaatactttttattatttattttttattatattatgttattgTTACGAATCACATTCAGCAGTTTTAAAATCGTCTCCTTTCTTtgtagaaataaatgaatgatataataaataatttattcacTGAAGACCTTAATTGAAATTACTTTACTTACTGTGTTTCTTATTCATTTGAATGCAGTCAAATATATAACTCAGTCCAGCCTATAAAAATTGATCTTTCATCTGCAGCTGagtagcaaaacaaaaatgctgcTCCATGCAGAAAAACATTGAAactcttaaaaataaatgttgctcTGCTTGATCACATTggacatttcaatattacattGTAAAACTGTCCAAAATAAACTCTTATTTTTGCACATACAAAGGATGAAGACAAAGCTGCTGAGTTGGCTCTTTGTCAAAAAGAAAAGGCGACGGAACACTGGCGATAGCGTCCATCACTTGCTGCAGGGGAGAGCACTCAGGAGGGGGGTGATGAGTTCAGCAGTTTAGAGTCAAGACTACTGTCTTTTTAGGAGCCACATCAAGCTGGATTTTATATGTTTTAATGTGTCATGGATTCAGCTCAAAAAGTCAAACCTAAGAACGTCCGCTCTTACCGTCTCCACTTCCAACTCCGATCACATCCAGATGCGACTTTCCTCCACCAACGCTACAaagaacagacaaaaaaaaagtcatctgaTCAAATGACTACACGCGCTTGATACTGAGTGGGCACTTTTGGACGCTAGGCAAACTTCTGTCTGCACAGATTTCTATCATCCACTCAGGTGGCAGAGAGCTCAGCGGTTCACTTCCTACTGTGCGAGCACTCTGACTTCAAAATACTGAACTTCAATCCTTATCTGTGACTTTATTTGAACCAGAGACCATTTTCAACACTACGTTTTCAGGTTTACAGACAACAAGATTTTGCATAAATACTTAATCTTAAATTAGTTTCACATCGGAGCAGTAATATTTTTCACTAACACAGGAGCACTGATATATTTCAATT is part of the Synchiropus splendidus isolate RoL2022-P1 chromosome 10, RoL_Sspl_1.0, whole genome shotgun sequence genome and encodes:
- the hnmt gene encoding histamine N-methyltransferase isoform X2 yields the protein MASPLRCLVEDDDKYQQAFHLFLERSSEHQCMRDFINNILPGILSSVGGGKSHLDVIGVGSGDGDIDLEILSKLRLKHPGVTVHNHVVEPSGYQLRRYRGSVAKKQDLDHVTFDWNKMTASEFAEDWKAKKMTKKVDFIHMIQMLYYVKDVGATVDFFHSLLDKSGKLLILLVSGESGWGKLWRTYKTELCNSELSQCVTTADVKSILDSRGVSYKNYELISQMDITECFTPGDEKGELLLDFLTEVLDFSNSASPELKEGVLKLLRQPDCSVESDGRVLFNNNLGVIVLEPLTA
- the hnmt gene encoding histamine N-methyltransferase isoform X1, coding for MSRAVAMASPLRCLVEDDDKYQQAFHLFLERSSEHQCMRDFINNILPGILSSVGGGKSHLDVIGVGSGDGDIDLEILSKLRLKHPGVTVHNHVVEPSGYQLRRYRGSVAKKQDLDHVTFDWNKMTASEFAEDWKAKKMTKKVDFIHMIQMLYYVKDVGATVDFFHSLLDKSGKLLILLVSGESGWGKLWRTYKTELCNSELSQCVTTADVKSILDSRGVSYKNYELISQMDITECFTPGDEKGELLLDFLTEVLDFSNSASPELKEGVLKLLRQPDCSVESDGRVLFNNNLGVIVLEPLTA